In one Umezawaea sp. Da 62-37 genomic region, the following are encoded:
- a CDS encoding SAM-dependent methyltransferase, translating to MGDHHPTSDGEPAGLTKPSAARIYDYLLGGGHNFAVDRGVAKRLAHHVPHAVRAAQANRAFLRRVVLHLMDQGIRQFLDLGAGIPTVGNVHDIAHDRDPGCVVVYVDNDAVAVAHGHLLLKGRATAAVVEADLRDVGTVLNNTTVCALIDFDRPVAVLLCAALHFLHEVDDPAGIVGRYVERLAPGSYVAISHATADDHPDLVKSAIDTYEDEGIALTARTRAEVQMLFTGLHLTSPGVVHTSQWRPEMPDEIEDSTQCLSYAGVGLVARDPS from the coding sequence ATGGGCGATCACCACCCGACCAGCGACGGCGAGCCCGCGGGCCTCACCAAGCCCAGCGCCGCACGAATCTACGACTACCTGCTCGGCGGCGGCCACAACTTCGCCGTCGACCGAGGCGTGGCAAAACGCCTGGCGCACCACGTGCCCCACGCTGTGCGCGCGGCCCAAGCCAACCGGGCATTTCTTCGTCGAGTCGTGCTCCACCTCATGGACCAGGGCATCCGACAGTTCCTGGACCTGGGAGCGGGCATTCCCACCGTCGGCAACGTCCATGACATCGCCCACGATCGCGATCCGGGCTGCGTCGTGGTCTATGTGGACAACGATGCCGTCGCTGTCGCCCACGGTCATCTTCTGTTGAAGGGAAGGGCTACCGCCGCCGTGGTCGAGGCCGATCTGCGTGACGTGGGCACCGTCCTGAACAACACCACGGTGTGTGCCCTGATCGACTTCGATCGGCCTGTGGCCGTGCTTCTGTGCGCCGCCCTGCACTTCCTGCACGAGGTCGACGACCCCGCGGGCATCGTCGGCCGCTACGTCGAGCGACTCGCACCCGGCAGCTACGTGGCCATCTCCCACGCAACCGCAGACGATCACCCGGACCTGGTGAAGAGTGCCATCGACACCTACGAGGACGAGGGCATCGCGCTGACCGCTCGGACACGGGCAGAAGTGCAAATGCTGTTCACCGGCCTTCACCTGACCTCTCCTGGGGTGGTGCACACCAGTCAGTGGCGTCCCGAAATGCCCGATGAAATCGAGGATTCGACCCAGTGCCTGAGCTACGCCGGGGTCGGACTCGTGGCCAGGGATCCGTCATGA